The following proteins come from a genomic window of Gimesia chilikensis:
- a CDS encoding PadR family transcriptional regulator, whose protein sequence is MNPQLFAGTLEMLILELVSEGPTYGYEITQQVTNRSAQEFELKEGSLYPALHKMQRKKLLKSFWREVDGRRRKYYELTTQGQKVLNEKRQEWKQFSSAVDRILGAESGLA, encoded by the coding sequence ATGAATCCTCAGTTATTTGCAGGCACGCTGGAGATGCTCATTCTGGAACTGGTTTCCGAGGGGCCCACGTATGGTTACGAGATTACGCAACAGGTGACGAACCGTTCGGCTCAGGAATTTGAGCTGAAGGAGGGGAGTCTGTATCCGGCGTTGCACAAGATGCAGCGGAAAAAGCTGCTGAAATCATTCTGGCGTGAAGTCGATGGTCGTCGGCGGAAGTATTACGAGCTGACGACGCAGGGGCAGAAGGTCCTGAATGAGAAGCGTCAGGAGTGGAAGCAGTTCTCATCCGCGGTGGACCGGATTCTGGGAGCGGAAAGTGGCCTGGCCTGA